The DNA region TGACCCACCGCATTGGCGCGTTGGTCGAGAGACTGTCGCAAGTAGAAAAGGAACTCAGCGCGTTGCGCCAGCAGGCACTTTTGGGTGCGGCTGCGGGCATTGCGGACTCCGCTGAGCTTGTGGGCGGCACGCGCCTGGTGGCCGCTACCGTGGCGGATGCCTCGTCGGCAGACGACCTGCGAGTACTCGCTCTCGACGTGCGCGCACGACTCGGTGAGGCCACTCCTGCCGTCGTGGCGCTCGTCGCCGCGATCGACGGGCGGCCCGCCGTGGTCGTCGCCACCAACGAACCGGCACGCACGGGCGGGCTCAAGGCGGGAGACCTCGTCAAGGCGGCATCGACTGCGCTCGGCGGCGGCGGCGGCGGCAAGCCGGATCTCGCTCAGGGTGGAGGCACCGATGCCGCGGCGATTCCGTCCGCGATCACCGCCGTGCGGGACCTTGTGGTGGCACGTGGTTAGGGCGCGGCATGCATAAGGGGCGGCATGCATAAGGGAATGCGCCGTGGATAGGGGCGTGCGTCTAGGAGTCGACGTCGGGACCGTGCGCGTCGGAGTTGCCGCATGCGACCCCGACGGCATCATGGCCTTTCCGGTGGCGACAGTCGCAAGGGATGTGGCGGCGATCGCCAGCATCGCGGCCCTCGCGGCCGAGCGCGCCGCGATCGAAATCTTTGTTGGCCTGCCTTTGCATTTGTCCGGCGAAGAGGGGCCTTCAGCCGTCGACGCACGCGCATTTGCGGCGCAGTTGGAGGAACGCACGGGCATCCCCGTGCGTTTGGTGGACGAACGGATGTCTACCGTGTCGGCTTCCCGAAACATGCGTGAGGCGGGACGAAGCGCCAAGAGCCAACGCTCGAGCATCGACCAAGCTGCGGCTGTCGTGATCCTTGACACGGCTTTGGATGCGGCTCGGCGGGGGAATCTGGGTACAGTGGCCATGAAAGTGGCCCGCGAGGAGAACCATGACTGACCTATTTGAAGCTGAGGTGACGACCACCACCTCACTCGACTTGCGACGCTTGCAGCGTCAGCAGCGCCGTGCGAACCGACGCAAGTGGCTGCTCGTCTTCGTTTCGGTGGGCCTCGTACTCGTGGCTATCGCGGGTTCGATCGCGAAAAACTATTGGGACACCACGTTCGTCAGCAACACCACCGTCGCCCAGGACTACACGACCGCGGGTCAGGGCACCGTTCAGGTCATCATCAATCCGGGTGACACGGGGGCCATGATCGCGACAACGCTGTACAACCAGGGAGTCACAGCCTCACGCGAGGCGTTCCTTGAGGCCGCGGCAAAGAACCCTGACTCCGCAGGAATCAAGCCCGGGTACTACTTGCTCCAGCGAGAAATGAAGGCCGACTACGCGCTTGCGGCGCTCCTCGACCCCACCAACAAGGAATTGCGCACGATCACCATTCCCGAGGGCCATACGGTCGACTACTACTATCAGAAGATCGTCGATGTCACCGGAAAGGACCTCGCCACTGTTAAGGCGGCGGCGAAGGACACTGCTGCTCTGGGTCTTCCACCTGAGGCGAACGGAAACCTTGAGGGCTGGCTGTTCCCGTCGACCTATGAGTTCAACCCGGGTGTGACTCCGGCTCAGGCGCTATCCACCATGATCGCGGAGACCATCAAGCAGTTGGACGCCCAGCATGTGGCCGCCGCCGATCGGGAGAAGATCCTCACTGTTGCTTCCCTCGTCGAACGCGAGGCGAAGCTCCCCGTCGATCGGCCGCTGATCGCGGGTGTGATCTACAACAGGCTCGCCAAGAACATGAAGCTCGAGCTGGACTCGACCGTCAAGTTTGTCGCACCGAGCCCGGGCCCCTTCACGACCAATGCGGACCGGGCCACCGATTCCCCGTACAACACCTACATGTACACGGGATTACCGCCAGGGCCCATCGCCGGACCGGGCGCGGCTTCCATCGCGGCGGCGGTCACTCCCGCTCAGAACGACTACCTGTTCTTCGTGACGGTCAACCTGGACACGGGCGAGACCGCCTACGCGGCGACGCTCCCTGAGCACCTGAAGAACGTCCAGAAGATGAACGCGTGGATTGCGGCCCAACCGAAGGCAACCGGCTGATGCCTCGGGCGGCGGTACTGGGCCACCCGGTGTCCCATTCGCTTTCGCCCGTCCTTCATCTCGCTGCCTATGCTGTGCTCGGCCTCGATTGGTCGTACGAGGCGATTGACGTCGACACGCCGGACTTGGCGACGTTCCTGTCGTCACGCGGCGACGAATGGGTGGGCTTTTCTCTCACAATGCCACTCAAGGCGGAGGCGGCGCGGCTAGCCGACTTCGTTGAACCGCAAGCGAAGCTCTTGGGCACCGTCAACACCCTCGTGCCTGCGGGCAAGGGCGAATACAGGCACTGGGTCGGCGCCAATTCGGACATCCACGGAATGGTGGCCGCCTTCGCCGAAGCCGACGCCGTGAGAGTGGGCGAGGCCGTCATCGTTGGCGGGGGGGCCACTGCGACCTCCGCCGTGGCGGCGCTTGCCTCGATGGGTGCGACGGCTCCGTACGTGCTCTTGCGAGACAGGGCGCGCGCCGGCGCACTGATGAGGGCGGCATCTCGGATGGGTGTGAAGCCGCGCTTCCTCAACATTGCCTCTCAAGAGGGCCTCGCGGCGCTCAGCCGAGCGGACGCCGTCATGTCGACGGTTCCCGCGGAGGCCGGCGCAGCCCTCGCGGCGCGGATCCACGAGAGCGGCACTCGTGTCCGTGGTGTCCTCCTGGACGCGGTGTACGTACCCGTCAGCACCCCGTTGAGCCTCGCGTGGGGTGAGCTAGGTGGCGTGTCCGTGTCGGGCGTGCGCATGTTGCTGCACCAGGCGGGGGAGCAAGTGCGGCTGATGACCGGTCAGAGTGCCCCTGTCGAGGCAATGGATTTGGCGCTGGCCAAGGTGTTGACTAACT from Demequina lutea includes:
- a CDS encoding shikimate dehydrogenase — its product is MPRAAVLGHPVSHSLSPVLHLAAYAVLGLDWSYEAIDVDTPDLATFLSSRGDEWVGFSLTMPLKAEAARLADFVEPQAKLLGTVNTLVPAGKGEYRHWVGANSDIHGMVAAFAEADAVRVGEAVIVGGGATATSAVAALASMGATAPYVLLRDRARAGALMRAASRMGVKPRFLNIASQEGLAALSRADAVMSTVPAEAGAALAARIHESGTRVRGVLLDAVYVPVSTPLSLAWGELGGVSVSGVRMLLHQAGEQVRLMTGQSAPVEAMDLALAKVLTNS
- the ruvX gene encoding Holliday junction resolvase RuvX, which translates into the protein MDRGVRLGVDVGTVRVGVAACDPDGIMAFPVATVARDVAAIASIAALAAERAAIEIFVGLPLHLSGEEGPSAVDARAFAAQLEERTGIPVRLVDERMSTVSASRNMREAGRSAKSQRSSIDQAAAVVILDTALDAARRGNLGTVAMKVAREENHD
- the mltG gene encoding endolytic transglycosylase MltG, producing MTDLFEAEVTTTTSLDLRRLQRQQRRANRRKWLLVFVSVGLVLVAIAGSIAKNYWDTTFVSNTTVAQDYTTAGQGTVQVIINPGDTGAMIATTLYNQGVTASREAFLEAAAKNPDSAGIKPGYYLLQREMKADYALAALLDPTNKELRTITIPEGHTVDYYYQKIVDVTGKDLATVKAAAKDTAALGLPPEANGNLEGWLFPSTYEFNPGVTPAQALSTMIAETIKQLDAQHVAAADREKILTVASLVEREAKLPVDRPLIAGVIYNRLAKNMKLELDSTVKFVAPSPGPFTTNADRATDSPYNTYMYTGLPPGPIAGPGAASIAAAVTPAQNDYLFFVTVNLDTGETAYAATLPEHLKNVQKMNAWIAAQPKATG